Proteins encoded by one window of Porphyromonas vaginalis:
- the rpmI gene encoding 50S ribosomal protein L35, protein MPKQKTVSGAKKRFFLTGSGRIKRKHAYKSHILTKKSKKRKRNLTYTALVDPHNEKSVKEMLNL, encoded by the coding sequence ATGCCTAAACAGAAGACAGTATCAGGCGCTAAGAAGCGTTTTTTCCTGACAGGTAGCGGACGCATCAAGCGTAAGCATGCGTACAAGAGTCACATCCTCACCAAAAAGAGCAAGAAGCGTAAGCGCAACCTTACCTACACCGCTCTCGTGGATCCACACAATGAGAAGAGCGTCAAGGAGATGCTCAACCTTTAA